The window TGTCCGTTTGTGTCCACTGTGCGACTGGACGGCCTGCGCTCCGCCACCATGATCCGGCTTGGTCGAGTTGGATGAGGCCAGGCGAGTCCTCCCACGTCTCCTGCCGGCCGTACGGCGTGAGATCCAACATTTGCAGTGTTGGGAGCATGGTCTCGATTCCGCGCCACTTGGTTTCATAGGTCTGAAACACCTGTTCTTGCGTCCGCAGATAACAGCGGAGGTCGCCGCCGTCGCGAGTGGCTAGCGCT is drawn from Anatilimnocola floriformis and contains these coding sequences:
- a CDS encoding DUF899 family protein, whose translation is MDRTLVLDCRLRPALATRDGGDLRCYLRTQEQVFQTYETKWRGIETMLPTLQMLDLTPYGRQETWEDSPGLIQLDQAGSWWRSAGRPVAQWTQTDKPVYASE